A window of Chloracidobacterium sp. N contains these coding sequences:
- a CDS encoding phosphoenolpyruvate carboxykinase, which produces MNTVEIIGRGKSHYGLEHHGLTNQKAIYWNSATEVLYEEAIKRGEGLLAHDGALVVRTGRHTGRSAKDKYIVRNEESESRVWWENNAAIPQSVFDALYLRVSAYLQNRDVFVQDCYAGADPRYRVPIRVVTETAWHALFARTLFLREYDAQKLAQHVPEFTVIHVPSFLAIPEIDGTKSPTFVVLDFARKLVLIGGTHYAGEIKKSIFTLMNYVLPQRGVLSMHCSANYGKSKDDTAIFFGLSGTGKTTLSADSSRTLIGDDEHGWSDNGVFNIEGGCYAKMIRLSPVGEPEIFAATRHFGTVLENVVLDEHSRILDLDDASITENTRGAYPVTQIANMTRDGLGGIPRHIVMLTCDAFGILPPIARLTPEQAMYHYISGYTAKVAGTEMGVTEPVATFSACFGAPFLPLHPSVYARMLGEKIARHKVNIWLMNTGWTGGPYGIGQRMSLPYTRAILHAALDGHLDQVEYIKNPVFGFEVPVTCPGVPGSILNPRNTWEDKAAFDAQEKRLAEMFVKNFAKFESMVEPAIRAAAPRP; this is translated from the coding sequence ATGAATACGGTCGAAATCATTGGGCGTGGTAAGAGTCACTATGGGTTGGAGCATCACGGGCTGACCAACCAGAAGGCCATCTACTGGAATTCGGCGACGGAGGTGCTTTACGAAGAAGCCATCAAGCGCGGCGAAGGGCTGCTCGCCCACGATGGGGCGCTCGTCGTGCGCACCGGACGGCACACGGGACGCTCAGCCAAGGACAAGTACATTGTCCGCAATGAGGAATCGGAATCACGTGTCTGGTGGGAAAACAACGCGGCGATTCCGCAGTCCGTGTTTGACGCACTCTACCTGCGGGTATCGGCCTACCTGCAAAACCGGGATGTGTTTGTGCAGGATTGTTATGCCGGTGCTGATCCGCGTTACCGCGTGCCGATCCGGGTTGTGACCGAAACGGCCTGGCACGCCCTTTTTGCGCGGACACTGTTTCTGCGTGAATATGACGCGCAGAAGCTGGCGCAGCATGTCCCGGAATTTACGGTCATTCACGTCCCCAGCTTTCTCGCCATCCCTGAGATTGACGGGACAAAATCTCCAACGTTTGTCGTTCTGGATTTTGCCCGCAAGCTGGTGCTTATCGGCGGGACGCACTACGCCGGAGAAATCAAAAAGTCCATCTTCACCCTGATGAACTATGTCCTGCCGCAGCGGGGTGTGCTTTCGATGCACTGCTCGGCCAACTACGGCAAGAGCAAAGACGATACTGCCATCTTCTTTGGACTTTCCGGCACCGGCAAAACCACGCTCTCGGCCGATTCATCCAGGACCCTCATCGGGGACGACGAACACGGCTGGAGTGACAACGGGGTGTTCAACATCGAAGGCGGCTGCTACGCCAAGATGATCCGCCTTTCACCGGTGGGCGAGCCGGAAATCTTCGCCGCCACCCGGCATTTCGGGACGGTTCTGGAAAATGTCGTTCTCGACGAGCATTCGCGCATTCTCGACCTCGATGATGCCAGCATCACCGAAAATACGCGCGGTGCTTATCCGGTCACGCAGATTGCCAACATGACGCGCGATGGTCTGGGCGGCATTCCGCGTCATATTGTCATGCTGACCTGTGACGCCTTTGGCATTCTGCCGCCGATTGCCCGCCTGACGCCGGAACAGGCGATGTACCACTACATTTCGGGCTACACCGCCAAGGTCGCCGGCACGGAAATGGGTGTCACTGAGCCGGTCGCCACGTTCAGCGCCTGCTTTGGCGCGCCGTTTCTGCCGCTGCACCCAAGTGTCTATGCCCGGATGCTGGGTGAAAAAATTGCCCGGCACAAGGTCAACATCTGGCTGATGAATACCGGCTGGACGGGCGGCCCCTATGGCATCGGACAGCGGATGAGCTTGCCCTACACCCGCGCCATCCTGCACGCGGCGCTGGATGGCCATCTCGATCAGGTCGAATACATCAAAAACCCGGTCTTCGGCTTCGAGGTTCCGGTGACCTGTCCCGGTGTTCCCGGCAGCATCCTCAATCCCCGCAACACATGGGAAGACAAGGCGGCGTTCGATGCCCAGGAAAAGCGGCTGGCCGAGATGTTCGTCAAAAACTTTGCCAAGTTTGAAAGTATGGTCGAACCGGCTATCCGCGCTGCCGCGCCACGTCCCTGA
- a CDS encoding DUF808 domain-containing protein: MPGGSLLLLLDDIASTLDDISVMTKVAAKKTAGVVGDDLALNAQQLTGVRTDRELSVVWAVAKGSAINKVILVPSALAISAFLPWLVIPLLMIGGAFLCFEGVEKLVHKLLHPEENHDAAETTAHDGASANATSGNEREKIRGAVRTDFILSAEIIVIALGAVAAKPFPTQLGVLTAVAVLMTIGVYGLVAGIVKLDDVGLYLSRRPAAPLRLVGRGLVGLAPYLMKFLSIAGTAAMFLVGGGILVHGVPVVHHWVEELEHLVADIPTVGQTLTWFVGPVGDGIFGVLVGAAVLLLVLVFKQLAGRFRMRPAS, translated from the coding sequence ATGCCTGGTGGAAGTCTGCTGCTTTTGCTCGATGATATTGCATCCACTCTTGACGACATTTCGGTGATGACCAAGGTCGCAGCCAAGAAAACGGCAGGCGTCGTGGGTGACGACCTGGCGCTCAATGCCCAGCAACTGACGGGGGTGCGTACCGACCGTGAGTTGTCCGTGGTGTGGGCGGTGGCCAAAGGCTCTGCCATCAACAAGGTGATCCTTGTTCCCAGCGCCCTCGCCATCAGCGCCTTCCTGCCGTGGCTGGTCATTCCGCTGCTGATGATTGGCGGCGCTTTCCTGTGTTTTGAAGGCGTCGAAAAACTGGTCCACAAATTGCTGCACCCGGAAGAAAACCATGACGCAGCCGAAACCACGGCGCACGATGGTGCATCTGCTAATGCCACATCAGGCAACGAACGGGAAAAGATCAGGGGTGCGGTCCGAACGGATTTCATCCTGTCCGCCGAGATCATCGTGATTGCGCTGGGGGCGGTGGCGGCAAAGCCGTTTCCCACCCAGCTTGGTGTGCTGACGGCCGTGGCCGTGCTCATGACGATTGGCGTCTATGGCCTGGTGGCCGGGATTGTCAAGCTGGACGATGTGGGGCTTTATCTCAGCCGGCGTCCGGCTGCGCCGCTACGGTTGGTGGGGCGCGGACTCGTGGGCTTGGCCCCCTATCTGATGAAGTTTCTTTCGATTGCCGGGACGGCCGCGATGTTTCTGGTCGGTGGTGGCATTCTGGTTCACGGTGTGCCGGTGGTTCACCACTGGGTCGAGGAACTGGAACACCTGGTGGCAGACATCCCGACGGTTGGGCAGACCCTGACCTGGTTTGTCGGCCCGGTGGGGGATGGCATATTTGGCGTCCTCGTCGGCGCCGCTGTTCTGCTGCTGGTTTTGGTGTTCAAACAACTCGCCGGCCGGTTCCGTATGCGTCCCGCTTCCTGA
- a CDS encoding DMT family transporter: MKLGWVTVVLLTGMMLPVQAAVNAKLRTFVVNPIYSALISFGVGTSLLIVLASVMAWAGWAGHLRGAVSAPWWTWVGGALGAVFVTMAILAVPRIGAAGYSVAIITGQFIGALILDHYGWLGLPEHPLTWSRLLGAVLLLVAVWLIQR, translated from the coding sequence ATGAAACTTGGATGGGTGACGGTTGTGCTGCTGACCGGCATGATGTTGCCGGTGCAGGCGGCCGTAAATGCCAAGCTCCGTACTTTCGTCGTCAATCCCATTTACAGCGCGCTCATCAGCTTTGGGGTCGGAACGAGCCTGCTCATCGTGCTGGCTTCCGTCATGGCCTGGGCAGGCTGGGCCGGGCATCTGCGGGGTGCGGTCTCCGCTCCGTGGTGGACCTGGGTGGGAGGGGCGCTGGGCGCGGTCTTCGTCACCATGGCCATTCTGGCTGTGCCGCGTATCGGCGCGGCCGGCTACTCGGTAGCCATTATCACAGGGCAATTCATCGGGGCGCTGATCCTTGACCACTACGGCTGGTTGGGACTGCCAGAGCACCCGCTGACGTGGTCCCGCCTGCTTGGTGCCGTCTTGTTGCTGGTGGCTGTGTGGCTCATCCAGCGTTAG
- a CDS encoding PBP1A family penicillin-binding protein, which translates to MTGNHPAFKNDPRVFRTKHWWQRLITPRRVFFLALALLPVVIILTYYYVVFSTMIDQKLQGESFVRSSGIYAAPARVIRGGSFGKAQLLEYLTRTGYVAQSQAGDTTRGRYLLDGNRLDILPSADAPLAGQKFPSVRIRFNGNTPVNIVELSNQQPLTECLLEPPLLTALNKEREKRKIVEFNDLPKVLVQAVVAVEDRRFFDHRGIDLRGLARAIYRNFTDRDGSLQGGSTITQQLVKNFFLTPERTLSRKLKEAYIAIILETRLTKPQIFQMYCNEIYLGQDGSYSINGFGEAARFYFGKDIIQLSLPEAAFLAGIIRGPGYYSPFRHPERALERRNKVLGDMLEVGFITPAEYEKARAAPLGVAPRRTSSNADAPYYLDYLQTVLAERKLDRVLSDPAARIYTTLDINLQQAAVEAVQKGLANLVKKPAPGLDAALIALDAHTGDILAMVGGRDYSQSQLNRVTDARRQPGSVFKPFVYTTAIAEEVVTPSSLFKDEKRTFTYGNGQTYSPDNFGQAYSNQYVTVRTALSKSLNVVTVSVAEAVGYDRVARTAERFGLPRPEAYPSLALGTKEATPLEVARAYTAFPNRGARVEPRALTFIADGKGNLVEKVEPQTTPVISPAVAAVMTHLLRGPIERGTATKANGLTKALAGKTGTSRDGWFAGFTPHMVCVVYVGYDDNRQLGITGGNSALPIFVNFMRAVLKFRPDLTGDAFPDAEGVEKVTVDLQTGLLPSPACQGETIEEWFLAGTAPKKDCTQTDAAAMGTPGVVVEPDIQLPPPELPPVTGPPPLPDATRPRDRRPPDVPPRD; encoded by the coding sequence ATGACTGGAAATCACCCAGCTTTCAAGAACGACCCGCGGGTTTTTCGCACCAAACACTGGTGGCAACGGCTCATCACGCCACGGCGTGTTTTTTTTCTGGCGCTGGCCCTGCTCCCGGTCGTCATCATCCTGACCTATTACTACGTCGTGTTCTCGACGATGATTGACCAAAAGCTGCAGGGGGAGTCTTTCGTCCGGTCAAGTGGCATCTATGCCGCCCCAGCGCGCGTCATTAGGGGCGGATCGTTTGGCAAAGCGCAACTTCTGGAGTATCTCACCCGGACCGGCTACGTTGCCCAGTCCCAGGCAGGCGACACCACGCGCGGACGCTACCTGCTCGATGGCAACCGGCTCGACATTCTCCCCAGCGCCGATGCGCCTCTGGCCGGACAGAAATTCCCTTCTGTCCGCATCCGGTTCAACGGTAACACGCCGGTCAACATCGTCGAACTCTCCAACCAGCAACCGCTTACGGAATGCCTGCTGGAACCGCCGCTGCTGACGGCGCTCAACAAGGAACGGGAAAAGCGCAAGATCGTCGAGTTCAATGACCTGCCCAAGGTACTCGTCCAGGCCGTGGTCGCCGTCGAGGACCGGCGTTTTTTTGACCACCGGGGCATTGACCTGCGCGGACTGGCCCGCGCCATCTACCGCAACTTCACCGACCGGGACGGCAGCTTGCAGGGCGGTTCGACCATCACCCAGCAGCTTGTCAAAAACTTTTTCCTGACGCCGGAGCGCACCCTGAGCCGCAAACTCAAGGAAGCCTACATCGCCATCATTCTCGAAACACGCCTGACCAAGCCCCAGATTTTCCAGATGTACTGCAACGAGATTTACCTGGGCCAGGACGGTAGCTATTCCATCAACGGCTTTGGTGAAGCGGCCCGGTTTTACTTCGGCAAAGACATCATCCAGCTCAGCCTGCCGGAGGCCGCTTTTCTGGCTGGCATCATTCGCGGCCCCGGCTATTACTCGCCTTTCAGGCACCCGGAACGCGCCCTCGAACGCCGCAACAAAGTGCTGGGCGATATGCTCGAAGTCGGTTTCATCACCCCGGCCGAATATGAAAAGGCCAGGGCCGCCCCGCTTGGCGTTGCGCCCCGGCGCACCAGCAGCAACGCCGATGCCCCCTACTATCTGGATTACCTGCAAACCGTGCTTGCCGAGCGAAAACTTGACCGGGTGCTGTCCGATCCGGCGGCCCGCATCTACACCACGCTCGACATCAACCTGCAGCAGGCCGCGGTCGAGGCCGTCCAGAAGGGGCTGGCAAATCTCGTCAAAAAGCCGGCGCCAGGGCTGGACGCCGCACTCATCGCCCTCGACGCCCACACCGGAGACATTCTGGCCATGGTGGGCGGCCGGGACTATTCGCAATCCCAGCTCAACCGCGTCACGGACGCCCGCCGTCAGCCGGGATCGGTGTTCAAACCCTTCGTCTATACGACGGCCATTGCAGAAGAAGTCGTCACTCCATCATCCCTGTTCAAGGATGAGAAGCGCACCTTCACCTACGGCAACGGGCAGACCTACAGCCCTGACAATTTCGGGCAGGCCTACAGCAACCAATACGTCACCGTGCGCACGGCGCTGTCCAAATCGCTCAACGTCGTCACCGTCAGTGTGGCCGAGGCCGTGGGTTACGACCGGGTGGCACGCACGGCCGAACGGTTCGGGCTGCCGCGCCCGGAGGCGTATCCGAGTCTGGCGCTGGGCACAAAAGAGGCAACACCGCTTGAAGTGGCCCGCGCCTACACCGCTTTCCCCAACCGTGGCGCACGGGTCGAACCCCGCGCCCTGACCTTCATCGCCGATGGCAAAGGCAACCTCGTGGAAAAGGTGGAGCCGCAGACAACGCCGGTCATCTCCCCGGCGGTCGCCGCCGTCATGACGCACCTGCTGCGCGGCCCCATCGAACGCGGCACGGCCACCAAAGCCAACGGTTTGACCAAGGCCCTGGCCGGCAAAACCGGTACGAGCCGCGATGGCTGGTTTGCCGGCTTTACACCACACATGGTCTGCGTGGTTTATGTCGGGTATGACGACAACCGCCAACTCGGTATCACCGGAGGGAATTCGGCGCTGCCGATTTTCGTCAACTTCATGCGCGCCGTCCTCAAGTTCCGCCCTGACCTGACCGGTGATGCCTTCCCTGATGCCGAAGGCGTGGAAAAAGTGACCGTGGATTTGCAAACCGGGCTGCTTCCTTCTCCAGCCTGCCAGGGTGAAACCATCGAGGAATGGTTTCTGGCCGGGACAGCCCCAAAGAAGGATTGCACGCAGACTGACGCCGCCGCGATGGGCACTCCGGGCGTGGTGGTCGAACCTGACATCCAGCTTCCCCCACCGGAACTGCCGCCAGTGACCGGGCCGCCGCCGCTGCCCGACGCTACCCGTCCCCGCGACCGGCGTCCGCCGGATGTGCCACCCCGTGACTAG
- a CDS encoding SDR family oxidoreductase — translation MDFTGKVILITGGGRGIGRAAALKFARHGADVALAARTAADLEAVAGEIRALGRRVVAVPTDTTNREQVTAFVAATISQLGRIDVVVNAAGIGILKPFLELTEADLDRMLAVNVRGVFNVTQVAALEMTKTGGGIVINIPGILGRAAMMQAAGYCASKFAVTGMTRAMALDLKRNGIRFTLLHFGGVDSPFWDTIAMRVQRDKMLSVEDAANAIVFAASHTGNGVLNELVLQPESHQM, via the coding sequence ATGGATTTCACTGGGAAAGTCATCCTCATCACGGGTGGCGGCCGCGGCATCGGACGGGCTGCGGCCCTGAAGTTTGCCCGGCACGGCGCCGATGTGGCGCTGGCCGCGCGGACGGCGGCTGATCTTGAAGCCGTGGCCGGAGAGATTCGCGCCCTGGGGCGGCGCGTTGTCGCCGTGCCAACCGATACCACCAACCGCGAGCAGGTGACCGCTTTTGTGGCAGCCACCATAAGCCAGCTTGGCCGCATTGATGTGGTTGTCAATGCCGCCGGGATTGGGATTCTCAAGCCGTTTCTGGAGTTGACCGAAGCCGATCTGGACCGGATGCTGGCTGTCAACGTCCGGGGCGTTTTCAACGTAACACAGGTGGCGGCACTGGAGATGACGAAAACCGGTGGCGGGATCGTCATCAACATTCCAGGGATCCTGGGGCGGGCAGCGATGATGCAGGCTGCCGGATACTGCGCCTCAAAGTTTGCCGTCACCGGTATGACCCGCGCCATGGCGCTCGACTTGAAGCGCAACGGCATCCGCTTTACGCTACTACACTTCGGCGGTGTGGATTCACCTTTCTGGGATACCATTGCCATGCGCGTCCAGCGGGACAAAATGCTGTCGGTCGAAGACGCCGCCAACGCCATTGTCTTTGCCGCCTCACACACCGGCAATGGCGTACTGAACGAGCTGGTGCTGCAACCGGAAAGCCATCAGATGTGA
- the panC gene encoding pantoate--beta-alanine ligase, with product MEIVTRIARMRHLAPRLKQDRKKLALVPTMSALHEGHLSLIRRAQILADAVVVSIFFNPIHFQAGEEFDVPARDLARDAELMAKRGVDVLFAPSVDEIYPEDMLTYVTTDTLDCRLCGAQQPNYFRGVTTIVNKLINIVRPDYTLVGQKDAQQSIIIRRMVRDLSMDTEVFICPTHREPDGLVTSSRNALLSAEERQAATALYRGLQQAQKLVERNGVRDAETLIGAVRQVLDLEPLVRPEYIALVDMENLAPLTAIAEGGEGLLAVAAYVGQVRLTDNIILVGSTG from the coding sequence ATGGAAATCGTCACGCGCATTGCCCGAATGCGCCATTTGGCGCCGCGCCTCAAGCAGGACCGGAAAAAACTGGCGCTGGTGCCAACGATGAGCGCCCTCCACGAAGGCCATCTCAGTCTTATCCGCCGGGCGCAGATTCTGGCTGATGCGGTGGTCGTTTCGATTTTTTTCAATCCGATTCACTTTCAGGCCGGAGAGGAGTTTGATGTTCCGGCCCGTGACCTGGCGCGTGATGCCGAGCTGATGGCCAAGCGCGGAGTAGATGTTTTGTTTGCGCCGAGTGTGGACGAAATTTACCCGGAGGACATGCTGACCTATGTCACGACAGACACCCTGGACTGTCGGCTGTGTGGAGCCCAGCAGCCCAACTACTTTCGCGGTGTGACGACCATCGTCAACAAGCTCATCAATATCGTGCGCCCGGACTACACGTTGGTGGGGCAGAAGGATGCCCAGCAGTCCATCATCATCCGCCGGATGGTGCGCGACCTGTCCATGGATACCGAAGTGTTCATCTGCCCGACACATCGTGAGCCGGATGGACTGGTGACCTCTTCCCGCAATGCACTGCTCAGTGCGGAAGAACGTCAGGCTGCCACGGCGCTCTACCGGGGGTTGCAGCAGGCGCAGAAATTGGTTGAGCGAAACGGGGTCCGGGATGCGGAAACCCTGATTGGAGCCGTCCGGCAGGTGCTTGACCTGGAACCACTGGTGCGCCCGGAATATATCGCCCTCGTGGATATGGAGAACCTTGCTCCGCTGACGGCCATCGCGGAAGGTGGGGAAGGTCTGCTCGCCGTGGCGGCGTATGTTGGTCAGGTACGCCTCACCGACAACATCATTCTGGTGGGGAGTACGGGATAA
- a CDS encoding formylglycine-generating enzyme family protein, whose amino-acid sequence MRSVGPDDPGRTNVSLPSLEMQPESAPPPGPAPDNSHHGDGFILGDISSPNLRLDAPPPGATAGPESLPDLFATNISTPQFPPTLISPPPPPSASPPLSPPAGGFSVPDPLATKTGTPAASLPTPQTLVPPPPAGSFPASGPLTNRTGTPAGGTPAVTPPTPPLNPTPPGGVPLPPDVAATPFRPVEPLVGAPRPMGRQITEMPVLPPKPPADLFAQTAPAAAPPRRTGFPLWLVVGLSVGAIVALIGIVAAIAYFQWAAPSAPVASDTPADTPATRGEPPTQTESPVTPPKPVIPENMIAIPGGEYLIGRNSGDFLDPYEKPQHTVTLRPFYIDRTEVTNADYQKFIEATGHPAPASWVGARFEAGKELFPVTGVTLSDAEAYARWAGKRLPTEEEWEAAAHGRTPTIFPWGNAFDPSRANVKASGLGVPVRVGTYPAGASPFGVLDMTGNVWEWTASEARLYPGSTEKPPSWDKPLNPGTRLQIIRGGAFTEDTRRCTVTYRNWVPSDFKARELGFRCAQDQPPQ is encoded by the coding sequence ATGCGTTCGGTCGGCCCCGATGATCCGGGGCGGACGAATGTTTCCCTGCCGTCCCTGGAAATGCAGCCGGAGTCCGCGCCGCCACCCGGTCCGGCGCCGGACAATAGCCACCACGGGGATGGTTTCATTCTGGGAGACATCTCCTCGCCCAACCTGCGGCTGGATGCCCCGCCGCCGGGAGCGACCGCCGGACCGGAATCCCTCCCGGACCTGTTTGCGACCAACATCTCCACCCCACAGTTTCCACCGACGCTCATCTCTCCACCCCCGCCGCCATCAGCTTCACCCCCACTGTCGCCACCGGCAGGTGGCTTTTCAGTGCCTGATCCATTGGCGACCAAAACCGGCACACCGGCGGCTTCGCTACCAACACCACAAACACTCGTCCCCCCGCCGCCGGCAGGCAGTTTTCCCGCGTCTGGTCCGTTGACAAACCGAACCGGGACACCGGCCGGTGGGACGCCGGCGGTGACGCCGCCAACCCCGCCGTTGAACCCGACGCCACCCGGAGGCGTGCCGCTCCCACCGGATGTGGCGGCAACCCCCTTCCGTCCGGTGGAACCGCTTGTCGGCGCACCACGGCCGATGGGACGGCAGATCACCGAGATGCCGGTGCTGCCGCCCAAGCCCCCGGCTGACCTCTTTGCCCAAACCGCTCCGGCTGCGGCACCTCCCCGCCGTACTGGCTTCCCGCTCTGGCTGGTCGTTGGGCTGTCAGTCGGAGCGATTGTGGCTTTGATTGGGATCGTGGCGGCCATTGCCTACTTTCAGTGGGCTGCGCCCTCCGCTCCGGTGGCTTCGGACACGCCGGCAGATACCCCGGCAACCAGAGGCGAGCCACCCACCCAAACCGAATCACCGGTGACACCGCCCAAGCCGGTTATCCCCGAAAACATGATTGCCATTCCAGGCGGGGAGTATCTCATTGGACGCAACAGCGGCGACTTTCTCGATCCCTATGAAAAACCCCAGCATACGGTGACACTGCGCCCGTTTTACATTGACCGGACCGAAGTCACGAACGCCGACTACCAGAAATTCATCGAGGCAACCGGGCATCCAGCCCCGGCTTCCTGGGTCGGTGCGCGGTTTGAAGCCGGCAAGGAACTGTTCCCGGTCACAGGTGTCACCCTGTCCGATGCCGAAGCCTATGCCCGCTGGGCCGGTAAGCGCCTGCCCACTGAAGAGGAATGGGAGGCGGCCGCCCATGGACGTACGCCAACGATTTTCCCTTGGGGCAATGCTTTCGATCCCAGCCGTGCCAATGTCAAAGCCAGTGGTCTTGGTGTGCCGGTACGGGTTGGGACGTATCCGGCCGGCGCCAGTCCCTTTGGGGTGCTCGACATGACGGGCAATGTCTGGGAGTGGACAGCTTCAGAAGCCCGACTCTACCCCGGAAGCACCGAGAAACCACCGAGTTGGGACAAGCCGCTCAATCCCGGCACACGGTTGCAAATCATTCGGGGCGGAGCGTTTACGGAAGACACCAGGCGCTGCACCGTGACTTACCGCAACTGGGTCCCGTCGGACTTCAAGGCCCGTGAACTTGGCTTCCGCTGCGCCCAGGATCAGCCGCCACAGTGA
- a CDS encoding lipopolysaccharide assembly protein LapB, translating to MFTAKCRVPGSFARWFACSQASLPAAGLVWTFVLLGGIVFLGSRSVAQIGRADDVPPASANPSAPGTPPGKRPSPPRRPAIVKTPTGVAMPLGRPAEFYFEEGNELFDKGDFVSARMFFEQGGKAARPKSDLAEVLQRRREVSAHMAVGMQFERESQLVEALAEYDKALALEPVNPVAKRHAGQVLQMLGKAAMLTKDWQAAIGYLRRAQELAPEASTQAALVTSLLRLAMEQSDPTEAQRTYRQVLEIAPGNEDARLGLRRTEAQLRTRQAEAAFQSGRYNEARSEYEAALELDPEHAPASAGKTKVEGYLARQSADEAYRRRDFRAAYADYQKFQTVVPDDPQVTERLQELSLRLEPPLPLRGSLIYKLNTASPFRIRLHRDQVENALLDSENPIKPDIKLEGRLPAREAVFRLGKSSANVTVRIAVMPVAGNDYTAELIATPKNPRSEDVIVVAEWQLPLKGGVQWKRQLEPGAYRVYWQGPFFEVFDPTGVCIESSRQSPLPRQPVTVKVKPIKGVTVQVVEQPNPGNDFTFALNLAVTSPTLLLLDLSWDAGKK from the coding sequence ATGTTCACTGCCAAGTGCCGTGTTCCCGGTTCTTTCGCCAGGTGGTTTGCGTGTTCACAGGCGTCTCTGCCAGCGGCCGGTCTGGTCTGGACGTTTGTTCTGCTGGGGGGCATTGTTTTCCTGGGCAGCCGCAGCGTAGCCCAGATCGGGCGCGCGGATGATGTGCCGCCCGCCTCGGCCAACCCGTCCGCACCTGGAACGCCACCGGGCAAGCGCCCCTCTCCGCCACGTCGCCCGGCCATCGTCAAAACCCCCACGGGCGTTGCCATGCCGCTCGGTCGTCCGGCGGAGTTTTACTTCGAGGAAGGCAACGAGCTGTTTGACAAGGGAGACTTCGTCTCGGCCCGGATGTTTTTTGAGCAGGGTGGGAAAGCGGCGCGTCCCAAAAGTGACCTGGCGGAAGTCCTGCAGCGCCGCCGGGAAGTGTCCGCCCACATGGCGGTCGGTATGCAGTTCGAGCGGGAGTCACAACTTGTCGAGGCCCTGGCCGAGTACGACAAAGCCCTGGCCCTTGAGCCGGTCAATCCGGTTGCCAAAAGACACGCCGGACAGGTTCTGCAGATGCTTGGCAAGGCGGCCATGCTCACCAAAGACTGGCAGGCGGCGATTGGTTATCTCCGCCGCGCCCAGGAGCTTGCGCCCGAGGCTTCCACGCAGGCCGCACTGGTCACATCTCTGCTGCGGTTGGCTATGGAGCAGTCCGATCCGACCGAAGCCCAGCGCACCTACCGGCAGGTGCTGGAGATCGCACCCGGTAATGAAGATGCCCGTCTGGGACTGCGCCGCACGGAGGCACAGCTCCGCACCCGGCAGGCCGAAGCCGCCTTCCAGTCCGGACGCTATAACGAAGCCCGGAGTGAATACGAAGCCGCGCTTGAACTCGACCCTGAACATGCACCGGCGTCCGCGGGCAAAACCAAGGTGGAAGGCTACTTGGCCCGCCAGTCGGCAGATGAAGCCTATCGCCGCCGGGACTTCCGCGCGGCGTATGCCGACTACCAGAAATTTCAAACCGTTGTCCCAGATGACCCGCAGGTGACGGAGCGGTTACAGGAACTCTCCCTGCGGCTGGAGCCGCCCCTGCCGCTGCGCGGCTCGCTGATTTACAAGCTGAACACCGCCAGCCCCTTTCGGATTCGCCTGCATCGCGATCAGGTGGAAAACGCCCTGCTTGACAGCGAGAACCCCATCAAGCCGGACATCAAGCTCGAAGGCCGCCTCCCGGCGCGGGAGGCTGTGTTCCGCTTGGGCAAGTCTTCCGCCAATGTCACGGTCCGTATCGCCGTGATGCCGGTTGCCGGCAATGATTACACCGCCGAGCTGATTGCCACGCCCAAAAATCCGCGTTCGGAAGATGTCATCGTCGTGGCCGAATGGCAGCTTCCCCTGAAAGGTGGGGTTCAGTGGAAAAGGCAGCTCGAACCCGGCGCCTACCGGGTCTATTGGCAGGGACCATTCTTTGAGGTTTTTGACCCAACCGGCGTCTGTATTGAATCCAGCCGGCAGTCACCCCTGCCGCGCCAGCCTGTCACAGTCAAGGTCAAGCCAATCAAGGGGGTCACGGTGCAGGTTGTCGAGCAACCCAATCCCGGAAACGACTTTACCTTCGCCCTCAACCTGGCTGTCACCAGCCCGACCCTGCTGCTGCTTGACCTGAGCTGGGATGCAGGCAAAAAGTAG